A stretch of Fusarium poae strain DAOMC 252244 chromosome 2, whole genome shotgun sequence DNA encodes these proteins:
- a CDS encoding hypothetical protein (TransMembrane:8 (o64-84i96-114o120-139i160-181o201-218i320-339o359-377i433-455o)): protein MATQRTSVAQTVGWLYHESGISAVYATGKDAWLIILSRTCRMFAFKAVTLTIAQFFSELGFSDFRIGLFMSLTLLGDVFLGLIVTLMADGLGRRRVLIAGGALMACSGLIFSFFENFWILLLAAIVGVISASGSDFGPFRAIEESMLSHITNPKTRADVLAWYITSSSLGAASGTALAGRFVEKLANREGWDLVSAYHATFWVYVLMGGLNVVFALLVSSKTEAAHHEDASEASDELAEGLLRDSSDEDEDASRRTSMASNTPKPTSRFSGVSLGTRSVMYRLWFLLTVDSLADGMVSESLTTYFLDNKFSLSKARLGDIFSTAQVLATISTVFAGPLARHLGLVNTMVFTHLPSSVSVLFFPFPSGIVITVILLFIRMGLNNMDQAPRAAFIAAVVKPEERTAVMGITSTLRTLAMATGPSLTGGLAESGKFWIAFVVGGILRIMYDLGLWFMFINMKLHTHEVPQDEPMSRGQSIDEEDVEMLRESGERRRSEDD, encoded by the coding sequence ATGGCGACTCAAAGGACTTCTGTCGCTCAAACGGTTGGCTGGTTATATCATGAGTCTGGCATTTCAGCCGTCTACGCCACCGGTAAAGATGCATGGCTTATCATCCTCTCACGAACATGTCGTATGTTCGCTTTCAAAGCCGTTACACTTACAATAGCCCAATTTTTCTCCGAATTGGGTTTCTCCGATTTTCGCATTGGGTTGTTTATGAGCTTGACACTCCTCGGCGATGTCTTTCTTGGCCTGATTGTCACTCTCATGGCCGATGGACTTGGCCGACGAAGAGTTCTTATTGCAGGCGGAGCCTTGATGGCCTGTTCAGGCTtgatcttctccttctttgaGAATTTTTGGATCCTCCTTCTGGCTGCTATCGTCGGTGTCATCAGTGCCAGCGGTAGTGACTTCGGCCCTTTCCGAGCCATCGAAGAGTCCATGCTGTCTCACATCACAAACCCAAAAACTCGAGCTGATGTCTTGGCTTGGTACATCACTAGTTCCAGTCTCGGAGCGGCGTCGGGGACAGCATTGGCAGGGCGATTTGTCGAGAAGCTCGCCAATAGGGAGGGCTGGGATCTTGTATCAGCATACCATGCAACCTTCTGGGTCTATGTATTGATGGGCGGATTGAACGTTGTGTTTGCGTTACTTGTTAGCAGCAAGACCGAAGCAGCTCATCACGAAGATGCTTCAGAAGCGTCAGATGAGCTAGCTGAAGGACTTCTTCGGGATTCAtctgatgaggatgaagacgcAAGTAGACGGACATCTATGGCATCAAACACCCCAAAACCTACCAGTCGATTTTCAGGCGTTTCCTTGGGCACCAGATCCGTCATGTATCGTTTGTGGTTCCTACTTACTGTTGACTCTTTGGCTGATGGCATGGTGTCAGAGTCTCTAACAACATATTTCTTGGATAACAAGTTTTCGTTGTCCAAGGCTAGACTTGGAGACATCTTTTCAACAGCACAGGTCTTGGCCACGATTTCGACAGTCTTTGCAGGCCCCTTGGCCCGTCATCTTGGCCTCGTCAACACCATGGTCTTCACCCATCTGCCATCTTCGGTCTCGGTGCTTTTCTTCCCCTTCCCGAGTGGAATTGTCATCACAGTTATACTCCTCTTCATTCGTATGGGCCTGAACAACATGGACCAGGCACCGCGAGCAGCCTTTATTGCTGCTGTGGTCAAGCCTGAAGAGCGCACTGCCGTCATGGGTATTACATCGACACTCAGAACGTTGGCCATGGCTACCGGTCCGTCGCTCACTGGAGGGCTCGCTGAGAGTGGGAAATTTTGGATTGCCTTTGTCGTAGGTGGTATATTGCGAATTATGTATGACTTGGGACTATGGTTCATGTTCATTAACATGAAACTGCACACCCATGAAGTTCCGCAAGATGAACCTATGTCCAGAGGACAGTCgattgatgaggaagatgtcGAGATGTTGAGGGAGTCTGGAGAGAGAAGACGATCTGAGGACGATTGA
- a CDS encoding hypothetical protein (SECRETED:SignalP(1-17)~TransMembrane:1 (n5-12c17/18o411-427i)), whose protein sequence is MRRQIITLASLTALVRGSDVDNSKLDPLQFKKDGTFQIAIFSDMHFGQYESTTGPEQDRNSVEVLNKVLDSDTPDLVVLNGDLINGDSTWKHNSTHYIDMIVEPMVNRSLTWASTYGNHDHNYNINGDDILVREKMWPGARTQKMVNETKSGTTNYYLPVYPSDCSDTSDCSPQLILWFFDSRGGNYYQGSWQENWVDQSVVDWFNETSTELTSKHNKTIPSLAFVHVPPNATVALQTELGIRKNYQPGINDDPPVPQQGYGWCADGTPTYDCPYGGQDVPFMEALVTIPGIIGLFYGHDHGNTWCYRWDTKLDGMEIEGNGIHLCYGQHSGYGGYGDWIRGAREIIVTEDMLEKNEVETYIRLESGDAVGKVTLNSTFNDDYYPATPNTMTYMSEEESSGAFSLSRSSDSIVMAVGGSLAVVAWLMI, encoded by the exons ATGAGACGGCAGATCATCACATTAGCTTCTCTCACAGCGCTCGTTCGCGGCTCTGATGTCGACAACTCGAAGCTTGACCCGCTACAATTCAAGAAAGATGGTACCTTTCAGATTGCCATCTTTTCAGATATGCATTTCGGACAAT ATGAATCTACCACAGGCCCTGAACAGGACCGCAATTCAGTCGAGGTGCTCAACAAAGTGCTTGATTCCGACACGCCAGATCTAGTAGTCCTCAATGGCGATCTCATCAACGGTGACTCAACATGGAAACACAACAGCACGCACTATATCGACATGATTGTTGAGCCTATGGTCAACCGCAGTCTCACTTGGGCGTCTACTTATGGTAACCATGACCACAACTACAACATCAATGGCGATGATATTCTTGTACGCGAGAAAATGTGGCCAGGAGCACGCACTCAGAAAATGGTCAACGAGACAAAATCAGGCACCACCAATTATTATCTGCCAGTCTATCCCTCTGACTGCTCCGACACATCCGATTGTAGCCCTCAGCTTATCCTTTGGTTCTTCGATAGCCGCGGTGGAAACTATTACCAGGGCAGCTGGCAGGAGAACTGGGTTGACCAGAGCGTGGTAGACTGGTTCAACGAAACCAGCACCGAGCTGACAAGCAAGCACAACAAGACTATCCCTTCACTTGCCTTTGTTCATGTACCCCCAAATGCCACAGTTGCGCTTCAAACAGAGCTAGGTATTCGAAAGAACTACCAGCCTGGTATCAACGATGACCCCCCAGTCCCTCAACAGGGATACGGATGGTGTGCGGACGGTACCCCAACTTACGACTGCCCATACGGCGGCCAAGATGTACCTTTCATGGAAGCTCTAGTCACTATACCCGGAATCATCGGTTTGTTTTATGGTCACGACCACGGAAACACATGGTGCTACCGTTGGGATACCAAGCTCGATGGCATGGAAATCGAAGGCAACGGCATCCATCTCTGCTACGGACAGCACTCTGGCTATGGTGGATACGGCGATTGGATCCGAGGTGCCCGAGAAATCATTGTGACAGAGGATATGTTGGAGAAGAATGAAGTGGAAACATACATTCGACTTGAATCTGGCGACGCAGTTGGAAAGGTTACGCTTAACTCGACTTTCAACGACGATTATTATCCCGCTACTCCAAACACCATGACTTACATGTCAGAGGAAGAGAGCAGTGGTGCGTTTAGCCTCTCACGAAGTTCGGACTCTATTGTGATGGCAGTGGGAGGATCACTGGCAGTTGTCGCTTGGTTGATGATTTGA
- a CDS encoding hypothetical protein (TransMembrane:1 (i32-51o)) → MRISNMRLPNSLRNLSVRLSQVRIPHPHPRRIILYVMITAMMVGMIVIFTMSDSLFGPKNTGFDPLLSRTNDYRLLTSRRNNLGFYNTINVKKTGQKIMNPTLLELPKGSKHDFLVIARAPHVDQDIKGKKYRRAQQVATFVSLTWDAFGRPELTADNDWHKMLVEDFTEAQGPEHHCKRQPDMDKYIGPEDMKLFWRKNGTPMLIFTHQVNDENLCEGMYIVDARAAVPELVKQMGKHAKELPAIEFDKPILLRRQPPEGEESDARYQREKNWAPVYNPFSDDDDEMMFMVEPSQLYRFNSTEEPVQNMDAEAESAVDEPFPPDHEGKTWHSATQTCMNDVMLTDKRVHQSTPMLSLTLCNRGACEPAANNTVIMGMVQMRYDPPQYTNTWYDHRIVVYSPIAPYHMMSVSKKLTYHGETNSKYIWTGSMVYHGDQPAQRSHGYLDDEILLSFGIGDSAPGWLDIKAEELIIDHYFCQGATSGYRESIKQHSS, encoded by the coding sequence ATGCGCATCTCCAACATGCGTCTGCCCAACAGTCTGCGCAACCTGAGCGTGCGCTTGTCTCAAGTCCGAATCCCACATCCTCACCCGAGGCGCATCATTCTCTATGTAATGATAACCGCTATGATGGTCGGTATGATTGTCATCTTCACCATGAGCGATAGCCTCTTCGGCCCCAAAAATACCGGCTTCGATCCTCTGCTCTCGCGAACCAACGATTACCGTCTGCTCACCAGCCGACGCAACAACTTGGGCTTCtacaacaccatcaacgtCAAGAAGACTGGTCAGAAGATTATGAATCCGACCCTTCTTGAATTGCCAAAGGGTAGCAAGCATGACTTTCTCGTCATTGCCCGCGCTCCCCACGTCGACCAAGATATCAAGGGCAAAAAGTACCGACGCGCCCAGCAGGTCGCCACATTCGTTAGCCTTACCTGGGATGCGTTCGGCCGGCCCGAGCTCACTGCGGATAACGATTGGCATAAGATGCTTGTTGAGGACTTTACAGAAGCCCAAGGCCCTGAGCATCACTGCAAGCGACAGCCCGACATGGATAAATACATTGGCCCCGAAGACATGAAGCTCTTCTGGAGGAAGAACGGCACTCCCATGCTTATCTTCACCCACCAGGTCAACGACGAAAACCTCTGCGAGGGCATGTACATTGTCGATGCCCGTGCTGCTGTTCCCGAGCTCGTCAAGCAAATGGGCAAACACGCAAAAGAACTCCCAGCCATCGAATTCGACAAGCCTATCCTTCTCCGACGCCAACCCCCCGAGGGCGAAGAATCCGATGCTCGATATCAACGCGAGAAGAACTGGGCTCCTGTCTACAACCCTTTtagcgacgacgatgacgagatGATGTTCATGGTCGAGCCTAGCCAGCTTTACCGCTTCAACTCAACCGAAGAGCCTGTCCAGAACATGGACGCCGAAGCCGAGTCTGCGGTCGACGAGCCCTTCCCCCCCGATCATGAGGGCAAGACATGGCACTCAGCCACCCAGACCTGTATGAACGACGTTATGCTCACCGACAAGCGAGTCCACCAATCGACGCCCATGCTGAGCTTGACCCTTTGCAATCGCGGGGCTTGCGAGCCTGCGGCAAATAACACGGTCATCATGGGTATGGTGCAGATGCGCTACGACCCTCCTCAATACACAAACACGTGGTACGACCACCGTATCGTTGTTTACTCGCCTATTGCGCCCTACCATATGATGAGCGTCAGCAAGAAGCTCACATATCACGGCGAGACCAACAGCAAGTACATCTGGACTGGAAGCATGGTGTATCACGGAGACCAGCCAGCGCAACGTAGCCACGGCTATCTCGATGACGAGATTCTGCTGAGCTTCGGTATCGGCGACTCAGCGCCAGGCTGGCTGGACATCAAGGCGGAGGAGCTGATAATTGATCACTATTTCTGCCAGGGCGCAACATCGGGGTACAGGGAGAGCATCAAACAGCATTCATCATGA